A region of Streptomyces sp. NBC_01267 DNA encodes the following proteins:
- a CDS encoding SDR family oxidoreductase, which yields MTPTPPLGDKSVLITGAARGLGLEMARQCVAAGARVTLADVLSEEGARAAQELGDRARFVTHDVTSEEQWATAVGTAREFGGGRLDSLVNNAGISTGGLLHEESVAHFRKVLETNLTGTFIGLRTAIPVMAGQDGGGSIVNISSAAGLMGLAMTGSYGAAKWGVRGLTKIGAVELAGSRVRVNSVHPGVTYTPMTSAEGFVPGEGNFPGTPMGRVGEPAEIASAVVFLLSDAASYITGAELAVDGGWTVGPTVAGLTQR from the coding sequence ATGACTCCCACCCCGCCCCTCGGCGACAAGTCCGTACTCATCACCGGCGCCGCCCGCGGTCTCGGCCTGGAAATGGCCCGCCAGTGCGTGGCGGCGGGCGCCCGCGTCACCCTCGCCGACGTCCTGAGCGAGGAAGGCGCGCGGGCCGCACAGGAATTGGGCGACCGGGCCCGGTTCGTCACGCACGACGTGACCAGCGAGGAGCAGTGGGCGACGGCCGTCGGCACGGCCCGCGAGTTCGGCGGCGGACGACTCGACTCCCTGGTCAACAATGCGGGGATCTCGACCGGCGGTCTGCTCCACGAGGAGTCGGTGGCCCACTTCCGCAAGGTCCTGGAGACCAACCTCACCGGCACCTTCATCGGCCTGCGCACCGCGATCCCCGTCATGGCCGGGCAGGACGGCGGTGGCTCGATCGTGAACATCTCGTCGGCCGCCGGCCTCATGGGGCTGGCGATGACCGGGAGTTACGGCGCGGCGAAGTGGGGTGTGCGCGGCCTCACGAAGATCGGCGCGGTGGAGCTGGCCGGGTCCCGCGTCCGCGTCAACTCCGTCCACCCCGGCGTGACCTACACCCCGATGACGTCCGCCGAGGGCTTCGTTCCCGGCGAGGGCAACTTCCCCGGCACCCCCATGGGCCGGGTCGGCGAACCCGCGGAGATCGCCTCGGCGGTCGTCTTCCTCCTCTCCGACGCGGCCTCGTACATCACGGGCGCCGAACTCGCCGTGGACGGCGGCTGGACCGTCGGCCCCACGGTCGCCGGGCTCACCCAGCGCTGA
- a CDS encoding flavin reductase family protein: MNTSPATPSTTDTSRMREVLSAFCTGVAVITAIAPDGSPAGMAVQSFTPVSLDPPLVAFCPALTSSTWPKIRAAGRFTANILAADQQDLCRRFAVTGGDKFTGARWAPGANGAPVLDGALATVECDLHISLEGGDHAIALGRVTTLATHRPSAGPLLYFRRRYGRFFSNSSMSASIASASSHSAA; the protein is encoded by the coding sequence ATGAACACCTCCCCCGCCACACCGTCCACCACGGACACGTCCCGGATGCGTGAGGTCCTCAGCGCCTTCTGCACCGGCGTCGCCGTCATCACCGCCATCGCTCCCGACGGCAGCCCCGCCGGAATGGCCGTACAGTCCTTCACCCCGGTCTCGCTGGATCCGCCCCTGGTCGCCTTCTGCCCCGCGCTGACCTCAAGCACCTGGCCGAAGATCCGGGCCGCGGGCCGCTTCACCGCGAACATCCTCGCCGCCGACCAGCAGGACCTCTGCCGCCGGTTCGCGGTGACCGGCGGCGACAAGTTCACCGGCGCCCGCTGGGCCCCGGGCGCCAACGGGGCACCCGTCCTCGACGGGGCCCTGGCCACCGTCGAGTGCGACCTGCACATCTCGCTGGAAGGCGGCGATCACGCCATCGCACTCGGCCGGGTCACCACGCTGGCCACCCACCGGCCGTCCGCGGGGCCCCTGCTCTACTTCCGCCGCCGCTACGGCCGCTTCTTCTCCAACTCCTCGATGTCCGCGAGCATCGCCTCCGCGAGTTCGCACTCCGCCGCGTAG